Below is a genomic region from Lutra lutra chromosome 18, mLutLut1.2, whole genome shotgun sequence.
taacccactgagccacccaggcgtcctagtGAGGCCCTCCTGAAGGGCAGTGATTGCCCATGAGTCCTGCCACGTCTAAGAACTACCCAGATGATGgtttattcagtattttaaatcaaggcacctttgtttttttttttaactccaaatttttaaaaggaacctTTATGTCACTATCATGAATAAAAAACAGAATcatctggggtgtctgggtggctccgtcggttaagcgtccgcctttggctcaggtcatgatctcagggtcctgggatcgagccccgcatcaggctctctggttgcttctccctctccctctgcccctcccctcagctcatgattgctctctctcaaataaataaaatcttaaaagacaacAGAGTCATTGGTCATAAAGAGAGGGCAACGCTAAAAACAAGTATGATGAAAATGAAACCATTAGCTCTAGCCAGATACCCCTGGCCTGCAAAACTGAGCCTGGGTCTGGTTTCTCTGGTCAGAAGGGGAAGTAGCAGGTGCCCAGGAGCGAAAGAGCATCAACAGTCTGTTTTAGCAGCCTCCCCTGTGGCGGAGGACCTCACTCCAGGAAGCCCTGGGAGCGGGGCTAGGAGGCCCAATGGGCCACGTCATAGCTGGGTATCTGGGGTGAGTCACTGAAcatccccaagcctcagtttccctccctgtGTAATGGAGCTAACgagccctgccccacctgcctcaAGGATGGCATGTAGGGGAAGCTAGGAGATGTGGGAGAGGCACTTATTTTTAACCACCTAGccaatccccccccacccctcgcaAGGAATCCCAGGAATGAAGCCTTCcctttctgggggagggagggtgtggaaCTAGAGCTCGCTccccaggctgggggcaggggatggcAACTGTGAGGGCCCCAGATCACCGGACTCACTGACTCACCGGGTACCAGTTATCATAGCCCTGGGCTGCTTCTAAAAGCAGAGCTGAGGTCCCAGATCCCATCCAGATCCCCCTTTGCCTTAAAGGCAGAGACACATCCTCCTTGGAAATGGGTCCCCAAGAGGAGGAGGCCAGCATCGGAGGAAAGGGGAAGCTTCTGGGGCTGAGTCGCCTCTGGGTCTGACACACCGTCAGACAGCGTCATTTGTTAACGGCCACACgccattcttttaaaaacaaattcacataaaaaagtagatttttgaaaaacaaagtacTAAAACTAATGGATTTAATTGTAACTCCAAGTTATAAAGGGAGAAATAGTCACTTTACAGCGGAGAGACCTGGCAGACACCACCTTAGCCAAACCATCAAAGTTCACATCACCAGCAGTGGGACAGACAGACGTCATGCGCCTCCCACACACCCTGCACTCCCTTCTCCGCGGcgttcctgccaacagtgcatcATCTGAGCCTCATCTCAAGAGTAAACATCAGATAAACCCAAATAGAGAGACAGTCTACAAGATGCCAGACGTGAACTCCTccaaaatgtcaaggtcatgaaagataaCAGTGGGGAGAATGACGGCAACTTGAGAAACAATTTAGGCAGAGGGTGATCTGGATGGTGGGATCCGGGACCTCAACCCTGCCTTTTTATTGTGAAAGGTCGCCATTGGGACGACTGGTGAGATCTGCAGACGTCACACATTAGGGTGGTTTTGGCTTGCATCAGTGTTAAATTTGCTGATCTTGACCATTGTGCTACGGTATGGGAACGAATGTTCTCCATCTACGAAGCTATACAGGGAAATATCTGGGAGTAAAGGAATGCAATGTCTGCAATCGttttcaaatggttcagaaaaacaAGCTATACATCTGTGTGTACGTACACACGCACATACGCAGCAAGAGCACACATTGCCTACGTGCGCAGATATGGAAAAATGTCAATCCGTACAATTGGGGACCCTGGGTGAAGGGTGGGGGGACTTCTTTGTACTCTTCTTGCAACGTTTGTATACTTgtgaagttatttcaaaatagttttatttaagaaactCAGCAAAAAGGAGTGAGCTCTGTGCAGCAGGTCTGGAAGAGCCGTGAGCGGTATTCTGAGATGGGATTTGGGGCCCCTTCCCGGAGGCCTCCTGTGGCTGCGGTAAGCCCAGCACTGGGTTGGGTAGGGAGGCTCCGCTGTCTCAGTCAGCTTTGCTTCCCTGGCCCCTCACTCCTCCTTTCTGGGCCTCGGCTTCTTTATTTGTGTGATGCGGATAATGGTGCCTGTCCCTTTAACTGTGATCTTGATTTCCCACACACAGGCTAAGCTTTCAGAAGTTCCGGGGTAAAGACAGCAGATAAATCAGGAATGGGAATAGCCAAGTTGAAAGGaggccttcatttttttttttttgacacaagGACTGTGAGGGTCCTTCTTGGATGAAACCTCCGGTTTGCATACCTCAGGGCCAAGGGAGCTGAACCGCTGACATCCCTTGAGATCCCTAATGGGGCCTTCTCCGATCCACAGGGGCAGCCAGCACCCATGCGCCTTGTGCCCAGCAGGCTTCCAGGTGAGCCTTGCGTTAGGATAGAGCTAGAAAGTCAGCCAGGCCTGGGGTGCACCTGCCTCCCCTTGCCACCATCACTTGTCTCTTGTCTGGACCCCCGCTACGGGAGACCGCCTGACTTCCCCCATCTGCCCTGACCGCTCTTCTTCCCCTCACTCCCCGCAGGAGCTCTACCAGCTGCCCGTGGGCTCTCCCAAGACTTCAATCCATGGCCCATGGCCCTGCAGAAGGTCTGGGTTTCTGAGCGGGGCAGTGACACGCCAGCCGGGGTATTCTGCTGCTGGCACAGGCTGCAGACTGGTACGGAGGGACCAGGGCAGCTGGATCAGAAGCAGCAGCTGTGGCTCTGAGTCAGGGCCCGGAAGCTGGGAGACCTTATAGTAAGCAGACTGATGGGGCCGGTCACCCTAGCTCGGTATCGGAGCTACACCAGGCACGGCTGACGCAGGCGGCAACAGAAGTTCTGCAGGCTCTCCGTTTCCGGTGCACTCAGGCTCTCTCCCACagccctccctcactctctgccagGAGCAGGGACAGATCAATCCAGCTGCTCCGCCTCCGCATCGGAAGTGCTGGGATGTGAGGACGCTCCCTGGCTGCCAGGCCAGCCGCAGTGGCCCTCCTGGGAAGTGGCCTTCCCTCCTAGGAAGCAGGGAGCTCCTGATTCCCCACTTCCTGCCCCCAGGCAATGATTAAAACTCTAGGAGAACTGCAGGGCGGACAGGGCTCCAGAGCTGGTGGACTTTGGGAGACCACAGGCAGTGGGAAAGGTGCCCCGGGGGGTCCTGGGCCAAGAGGGCAGAGCGGGTAGTCTGTCCCAGCGGTCCACACCTGAACCCGCCCAGCACTCAGGCAGGCAGTCCTCTTTGGCTCATCTGGGGATCTAAGTGTTCACTCGTGAGTGCACGTGCAGTTTTATATACTTGCAAGAGCCCGAGTGTACACACTTTCCATTATATCTGACTGTTAATGCTAGCAGTGGTATATTACTATATCGCTTACTGTACACGGGAAGGTCTGCGAGCTTTATGTGTATGTCACTCAATCCTCTCAATGAGGAACatgtcattatccccattttttggAAGAGAACAGTGACAGAGGGAGATACGGAAcaggcccaaggtcacagctgggactgggatttgaaccaggcTCTTGCTTATGATCCCAACCCTAATATTGCCTCCTTCGGTAAGTGCTCAACAAACGTTGGGTGGACAGTACTGTGCGGGCACacaccaagagaaaaaaagagagagagaggcaagtgAGTACACCTTGAGATCCACCCCAGTCCCCACTACCTAGCATGCCCCATACCCTTAGCCAGTGCCTCCATGACCTTCTGGTGTGTAACATGAGAATATGTCCACATGAGAACAAGCCAGAAATAATGAGATCTGACTACTGAGGTTCCTTCGCTTCCAGAAAGGGGCCTGGAGCTGAGGTACAGTCAGACCCTTTTTGGAGCTCTCCCAAAGGCTTTGCCTGCTGCTGGctacccttcccctcccccagcctgggcttCCCTGGTTCTGGGGCCAAGACCACCCCGGCCTGGCTTTGGGATTGGGGGAGAAGGAATGCTGTGCGTGGCTTCCGCACTTCTTCAGGCTTGCGTACTGTCCCCAGCCTGTGGCCTCCCTACCTCCCAGCTTGGGGCCAGACCCTCCGACAGCTTTGCAAGGGTGTCCCAGCTTTGCAAGGAAGGGTGTCCCTGAGACATACTTCCTGGCGTTTCTGCGCAAACAGCCTCTGCTGCAAAGTTTGTCGGAGCATTTGGGCTTCAGTTTTTGGTTCAGAGTCTGCCAATGTTTTCATTTGGAAGGGGAAGTGTTTCTGTTGATGTGGTGAAGAGATAAAATAAGACACCGACTTACACTGTCTGAAAGTCAAACGCTTGGCTTGGAGGCAGGGATTCATTTTGGGATCTGTAAggcctagcacagggcctggtagAACAGCAGGAAGAGGCAAAGTTTGCTGAGCAGCTGACTGAGTAATACGCAAAGGGCCTAGAACCGGGCATGGGCGATGATCAATACTCAGCCCAGGTTTCGAACGGATTCCGCAGGTTCTGCCTTCAAAAGGTGTTCTCAGCCTGTGTTTCTCCGTCTTTAGCAACCTTGCCGTATCCAGGCCCCCGGCCTGAGCAACTGAACAGTTCCTAACTGGCTTCTCCGCTTCCATACTTGTCCCGGGAGCCGATTCTGCCCACAATTGCCAAAGTTGGCTTTACAAATTGTGAATTGAAATTGTGTCACCTCCTGCTTCCCACGGCTCATGGCCATGGCCTCCTATGTCCTTTATGGTctgcccccacccgccccacAGACCACTTCCTGGGCTGCTcttagccacactggcctcctcttAGTTGCTGCAAGAACTAACTCTCCCACCTCACAGCTTTGGCTCTAGATTCCCTCTGCCTCGATTGGTTTTTCCCAGATCTTAGATCTTCAGGCTGGCTCCTGCAACCAATTTAGGGCTCAGCGAACTGTGTCCTCTCAAGGGAccttctctgcccccccccccccactttctaAAGCAGCCCATCTCTATTCTTCTGCTTCGCTcactcaacagacatttattgagtgtctactagaTGCCAGGCACTGCCCATGTCCTCGTGGCTCACAAAAAGATCTCATCACCTTCTttgggaatctgcttgtcctttCTCACCAAGTGCCAGGAGGTCACACCTAAGTCTCTCTTGTTCACTGTGTTCACCCACTGGGCACAATATGTACTCCATAAATGTGTGCTCAATCAAAGAATGGAtttatggatggatggatggcaggcaggcagacaggcaggcaaggAGACTGGGTAGGTATGCAGGGCAGCTGACCCACTCTCCACCTGGCACTTGGTTCTGGCTAAGGTCTCAGTGAGCTCAAATGAAGCTTTTATCAAAGAAATCTCACTGTCCACCTCTCAGGGGGAGCCCCCAGCCCTCAGCCTACCTCTAGCAGGTCCTGCCCCACCCTGCATTCCCTCTGACTATGGTCATCTTGGCAAAGGCAGGCCACAGAGGAGGGGAGTGAACTCAGCTTGCTTGGGGAAGTGGCATTAGTGTCCGTCTTCTAGAAGGAGCCCTTGCCATCTCAGTATCCTCCCACTCAGGCCCTGTGCCTAGTGACACTGCACACTGTCCAGTGGAGGGGCTCAAAGAGTGCTCGCAAGTCCCATGAACCTCACCAGACCCAAcagcctgtccctctctctttttctcatcttgtTCCGCTGTCTCTCTTCCCAGCCCTGAGACTTTGGCCAAGTCCCTCTCGGCAACACACAGGGTGGGGCAGGACACACAGCCGCCTGGTTGCAGCCTAGAACACCTCAGTGCAAAAGATCCTGTGGTTCCTATTCCTGCTGGCCCAAGGGCTCCTTGAGGCCTTGCAAACACTGCAGGCAAAGCCAGCCCCCGCCTGCCTGGTCTGCGAGAGGAACCTGCAAAACTGGCAGTCCTTGCAGATGCAAGCTGCAGACCTCCCGAGCTGGGGCACCCTGAAACCCGACTCCCAAGCAGCAGCAAACCCAAGGCCAAAAGGAAGTGCAGACTTTGCAGAAGGAGGTTTCTCCTCTCGAAGCTTCAGCCGGGGCCCTTACTCTTGAGTCTCCACCCCGTCCCTCAGGGGCCACAGGACAAAGGTGGTCACTGCCTGGCTTGCTACCTCTTCTGACACTCCAAGTCTTTATCCTTCCAGGACTATGGGAATCCCCAGCAAGCCAAGGTCACCACCAAGCCAGACTGAGGCAGaagggaggagctgagagctctgCCTCAAAGGGATCTGGGTGCAAAGGCTTTTCTACAAGCTGTGGCAATAGGTACCATGGCTAACCCGAACACCCCTTAggctctgcctctcttcccctctgcaaCAACTGTCACCTTCATCAGGGAAAGCTTTCCAGCCCCAGCTAAGGGCCTGACAGGGGTCTAGCCATTCCTGGCATCTGAATGGACCTCCAGGAGCCTGGGGGAAGGGTGCGTGTCTGGTCTGGAGATACCACCCTCTTCGCCAGCACCCCTAACCCACACTCATCTGGCGCAGAGAGGGAACTTACAGGTCTTGGAGGCCGGAGACAGCCTCGTCCTGGGGATTCCATCCCTGGCCCGACGATGCCCCCAACCAGTAGCGGCGGCATGATTTGGGGGGCTGGTCCAGGTCAAGGGGTGCGGGtcgttgggggcaggggaggacgGTAGCCAAGCCTACTCCAAGTAACCATCGAAGACATCGAGCTCCGAATCGGCATCGTAGAGGCCGGAGCCGGGATCGGAGAGCACGCCGAGGTCCACCAGCGCCTGGTCCATGTCCTCGGGCAGGAAGACGAGGCCCACGTTGAGGACAATGTACTCCATGAGGAAGGCGTAGTATAGGATCAGCACATTGACGAAAAACAGGCCCACGTAGAACATAGAGGGCAGCAGCGACGGTGGCACGTAGGGGACCAGGGGGCCCAGCGCGTCCAGGTGGGCCGCGACCCGGGCGCCGGGCATGCAGGGGGCGGCGAGGGCGGCGGCCCGGCGATCCCAGCGATCTCAGCCGCTGCGGCGCCCGGGCGGCCGGCAAGGGGGCAGCTCAGCCATCCAGGGACGCCCCGGGGGCTCGACCCAGGCGGCGCTGGGCCCCGGCGGTTGCCCCGCCGGTGTGCGGCGGCCTCTGAGGACGCGCCCCGGCCCCTGAAACGTACCCGGCGGggtccaggcacccccagatgtGCCCACAGGGTCCTCTCGATCCTCCCGGCGGCCAGGCAAGTCCCCCCCACTTGAGGTGGCCGGGGACTGCCCGGCTCCTCCGACGCGCCTCGCTCGAGCTCACAGGCCCTCGCAGCGCCGGCGGGGACCCCACTGCGGCTCAGCGTCGAGGGCCAGTCCCGGTGGCGGTCTCTCCAGCCCCGCCCCGCAGTTCCTCGAGCCCCCTCCGCGCCCCCGCAGGCCCAGCGCCCATGGCTGCGGCCGCCGCGTCGCCCTCCTGGTCGCGTTCCGAGCACCGCCTCCGGAGCCGCCCCGCGTTCATTGGCCCGCCGCCCCTTGCCCGCGCTCATTGGCCGACAAGACTCCCGCGTTCATTGGCCCGAGCCGTCCGGGGGCGGTACCGCTTCGTTCCGCCCCTCGGGGGCGCTGGCCTTTGAGCTGCTTCCCGGGTTCCGGGCTCCGCCCAGGTCTCAAATCCAATTGGCTCTGCGCATCCCCCCCCATGGAGTAGCGGGAGGGGAACCACACAGAACACAGCTCAAAACTAGACAGATCCTGAAGGTTAAGGTAGCAGAAGGGaaccccccccccgcaccccgccccaAGCCTCCTCAGCAGCCTTCCCTGAACTTGGGCATGGCGTCACGCCTCTTTGGAACTCAGTTTACCTGTCAAAAGGAGGCGGGGTAGGGGAGCGGTGAATTTACCGCTGAAAACCTAGGACTTTCCAAAGTGGCAATTTTCCATGGCGGGAAAGATTAATCAGTGCCTCCTTCGGCTCTCCAAATTCTGGCTGCCAGAAGGTCCTTAACAGGTGCATCGCGAGGAGGTGCATAACAGGGTTCAGGGACACCCGAATAAAGAGATTCCCAGGCAAGTCAGACCTGCGGCAGTGGGGTTGCTTCCTGTTTTTGCTTTGTAAACCATGTTTGAAAGAGGACGTGGTTAAACATTGAAACAGCCAAGAATTACATAGAAAAATGAGTCTCGCACTCGCTGATTCCCCTTTTCATGAGCAACTCCTGTATATCCTTCAGGAGACTGATCTTGCCCAAAGCGCCTTCCAGAGCAGTTCCACAGACCTTCCTTATTTTTCAAGGATTTgattttttgagtaatctctgcacccaaagcagggcttaaactcacaactccaacatcaagtgttgcatgctctgctgactgagccagccaggcgccagGACAGACCTTTACATCTCGGGTCACACTGAGCCGGATGTTTTACACACATCGCTTAATTGCAGCTAGATGTGGCTGTGTAGCGTGCTAggcctttttacagatgaggaaatctgggcccagagaaaagggagggccccggaaggcagaggctaggtctgtgtgtgtttggagaTCAGACCTGCCCTTTTTTCTCCATTACTGTCTGCTTGCCCCTTTAGATCAATTAGAGCAAACCATTAATTCTCCAACTGCCTAAGGCGAAACAAACCTTCATTCTGTCAGTCATTCACATATGATGTGCCAAACTTTGTGCTAGGCAGTGGGGAAAACATGGGCCCTTAGCCCAACTCTGAGCACAGCTAATGAGACACAGTAGTCCTTAGATAACTCTGCGGTGCAGAAAGGAACGAATGAATGGTGAACAGGGCAGTCTTGCCTCCAGGGAGCTTCTCACTCCTCCTGCAGGACAGACATGTAGATACATCTTCCTGGCTCATGTGGGGAGTTgggtgtttcttttcttctaattctgATTCTTCTCAATGTGGTAGTTTTGGGAATTGCTTGGATTTTGGGTGAAGACTAGAGAAATCCTCTGAAAGCACAGGATGTTCAGTTTCGGTACACTGTTGCCCGAAGAcctttcaaaatctattttttaagttgaagtggaaaaagaaaagctgtaaaGACCGTCAAGACCATTACCGATTTGGTACAGATTAGTTTACGGGGGCATAAAATGATGGTGCCAGGGTCTGAACCACGCACTTACTAGCTGCATGACCTTCGGTAAGTCAGCTCCTCTGTGATTCAGTTTCCCCGTGGGTAGCGTGAGGATGATAGTACCCACCCCATAGGCTGGTTGTTAGCCTTAAATATCAGTCTATGTAAAGCGCTCAGGACGGTGGCACATAGTAAAAGCCATGCAATAGCTATTCTGATTCTTGCCATACAACCTAAAGATTGTGAACACTGCGGTTACTTTTAAGCACCCAGCCTCACCGATTCCCTTCCCAGGGGTGCGCGCATAGGTTTCCCATCCCCGCCCACCGTCCGGGACACTGcgggctctcctcctcctctcgcTCCGCCTCTTCTCCGAGGCCGCAGGCCCGCAATTGCGCAATGCACGCCGGGTCTTGTAGTTCGTTTGCCGAGTCCCGTCGGCGGGGGCCTCGCGGGCGAACTGCACTTCCCAGAGTTCCTCGTGGCGGCGGCCGTAAAGCGCGGCGGTCGAACGGCCGGTTCCGGCTGAATGTCAGTGCGGAGCTGTGGGCCGGGGAGGAAGGTGGTTGGCGGTCCCTCTACCACCTCCGCCGCTGCCTCCTCCGCTTGTGCTGCCACTGCGGGCGCCCGGCCGCTCGGCCGCTCGGGCATGAGACCGTGAGGCGGGCAACAGGTCGGGGCCGCCGACATGTTTGGCCGCTCGCGGAGCTGGGTGGGCGGGGGCCATGGCAAGTCTTCTCGCAACATCCACTCCTTGGACCACCTCAAGTGAGTGTGTTGGGGGCTGAGGGGGGGCAGGCCGCGGGGCTGGACTTGGGG
It encodes:
- the DEXI gene encoding dexamethasone-induced protein encodes the protein MPGARVAAHLDALGPLVPYVPPSLLPSMFYVGLFFVNVLILYYAFLMEYIVLNVGLVFLPEDMDQALVDLGVLSDPGSGLYDADSELDVFDGYLE